taaataatactaaACTAACCCATCATTTGAACATAAGGACGTAGGGTTTCCACATCTTGAATGTTCCTGCGGGAGGACCTAGTGCATCCACTAAACCATTTGCCATGATTATGTTGTAGATTCCTTAATTTCGTGTCTACATCATAACTTCTTTTCTTATTCTTATAAGGGAGAATTACACAAATGTCGCTGAATTATACCACATTCGATATTCTGGTCATTGATTTTTTAAAagtatcactttagtcactcaaattTTAACTTTGCAAGTCACTttagttattgccgtcaaatTTGTGGTTAAACATTGTTAAACTTTAGGGTATTTTAATTAGTCCAATAAACCAAACaacaaaatttttcatttactaattatttctttatttatttctattttaAATCGAGCATGGTTGGGTCTGTAGCTTGACCAAGATTGTGAGTATCTTGAAAAAGAAGGATATGAGTGTGGTCGAGAgagataaaaatataaagaccataattttttggtgtggctattgtcaccctactaACTACTTTGTTCGGCTTACCATTTTTGATTTATTGAAAGACTAAAATATCCTAATATAAATTTAGAATAAATGACAATAtcttattaaaaattacaatttttttttattacaccCTACGGAATATGTACTTAAACTTAGTTattaatttcttcatttattgTTAGACCCTAATACTTATATTCTTAGCGATCAACATTTTCAATTGTTCTCATGTTGTGCTAACAACTTTTATgcttcaaaatatatcatactAACGATAATGGAGTTTGAAAACACCTACTTGGAGCCTAAAAATAGGTAATTATTGCGGTTTTGGTTTCATGTTTCAAAAACGCAATTGATGTCTTATTCAATGAATTATTGTAACTAATTAAGCTGAGAGTCAAATTGGGAGCATTTGGCGAAAGAGTGTTCTAGCATAGAAGAGAATTCACGAACAATTTCATAAGATTCTAACCTGAAATAAAAGAGATTTTGCCTAGGATGTGGTAGGGCATGGTGGTAACTTTAGGGTCGCGGTCAGCTACCAATATATCATACTAACGATAATGGAGTTTAAAAACCTACTTGGAGCCTAAAAATAGGTAATTATTGCGGTTTTGGTTTCATGTTTCAAAAACACAATTGATGTCTTATTCATTGAATTATTGTAGCTAATTAAGTTGAGAGCCAAATTGGGAGCATTTGGCGAAACAGTGTTCTAGCATAGAAGAGAATTCACGAACAATTTCATAAGATTCTAACTTGAAATAAAAGAGATTTCGCCTAGGATATGGTGGGGCACGGTGGTAACTTCGGGGTTGCAGTCAACTACGAATTAGACTAATTGACTGAGACTACATGAGAATGATTGATTGAGAGAGATGAGAAGGAAGCCAAAAAGAATTGAGAGAGACGCGAAGGAAGCCAAACAGAAAAAGAATTTGAATTAAACCCTACATTGAAAAATGGTACTTTGGGTACTGTAAATGTCTGAACAAAGTAAACTTGAAATTAGAAAAATatatgtagggtgaacaaaataATTAATAGATGGCAATAATTAATAGCCTTGCCCTTATGAAATAGTGGATATTTATGAGTCTTTAACAGATAAAATTGACTCAATGACTAAAGTAAAAGACAGTATCAAAATTGAGTAACtaaagtgatatatatatatatatatatatatatatatatatatttgaaaagtGAGTGACCAACGTGTCGAATTATTTAAAATTCAGTGACTATTTATGTAATTCTGTCTTTTTATAAACCTAAAACTGAGATTTTCTACAAATTACTCTATTAATGGTAATATTGTTTTGATGAACTTGAAGTTTTGGCAATAAGGAATTCCAGAATTTGATGCAAGTCATGTAACATTGCGTCTCCTATCTAAGTCTATACTACTGTGTCCGATCctattactctttttttttagaagataaAATTGcattaataaccaaacagatTACATAGCAATAAATCCATAGTTATGGGACCGTCAACATGAGTaacttccatgagccaaaaacGATCCTATTACTCTTAAGAAACCCAACATGTACTATTTTATTTTTGACAAGTATATCGAACCAGAGTGGTATGGTAGGAGTGGGACTCTTTTTAAGGAACCTGACACCAAGCCAGCAAAAAAAACTTCACGTCAAGGTCTTCTTAAGGATTGGATTAGTATTTCATATTTAGGAATAAGTAATCTTGTAAATCAATTGAGTTTCTTGGTAATTTAATCTATTAATAATTTGATCTTCTTTAATTTGTTCATAGAAAATCCTTGTTTGGAACATAACCGGAAAATACACTACACTTACAatagtttcattcaaaaatgcttatttttcaagaaaaatCTCTAGGCCTAGGACAAAACAAAATATGCGGACCTTTAAGGGAAATTTCCAAGTTGATTTTAtctcgccaaaaaaaaaaaatccaagttATCTGGCTTATAGTCAAATCTAATGGAATAGGACTGCGAAGGTTCCAACTCAGACAAATGAAGGGCACGGATCGATATTAAATATAGAAACTTAGAAATTAGAAACTTAAGCTACACGTACTCCACTGTAACCACTATTTGGACTTGGAAACGACgctatataatatataaattatgtAGTCATGATCAACTCTCATTCTCTCACCAGTTCTCGATCATTGGCTTTCATCACATTGTTCTTTGGAAACCCTAGCTCCATCGATCGCCAATCGTTTCTCTTACAAATTCCATAATCAATCTTTCCCAGCTTAAGATTACCAGACACCATGAGGTTCATGAATCCTACATCTCTTATCAACAAGCTAGGAAGAAGCCACTCCAAGAAGTCATACGCACGGTTAGTACATGCAGATGACCAGGTCGAGAGGTCCAAGAAGAAGCATGGTTCCGCTCCGAAAGGTTCTATAGATTTGTTTGTGGGCACAGAGGAGAAGAAATACCCAGTTCCCCTCAAGTACTTTACACACCCAAAGCTCCAAGAACTCCTCAAGGAGTACCAAGAACCCGTGTTCGATCCAAGATTTGATGAGCCGATTGTGCTTGAATGTTCTACGGAGACCTTTGAGCAGTTGCTCCACTATATCGTCAAGACTCAATAAGGAGTATTAATTAGAATTTAATGTTTTCTTCAGTCTTTAATAGTCTGTACGTATTCAAGAACAACAAGTACTGTTGTAAATTAGATTCAGAATTTTTTTCCGCCATGGTTCTTTGGCTTTCATCACATTCTTCTTTGGAAACCCTAGctctatggtttctctcttgTATTCCATACATTGATCATCATTCCAAGCTAAAACTACCGGTTCATGAATCTGGCCTGGATGTCTTATCAACTATCAAGAAGGCATATGATCGGTTGGTACATGAAGCTGACCAGGTCAAGATCTCCAAGAAGAAGCATGGATCAACTCCTAAAGTTTCTATAGATTTGTTTTGTGGCCAGAGAGGATAAGATACTCTGTTTCTCTAGAGTACTTTTTACACCCAAAGCTCCACGAACCGGTGTTCATTCCAAGATTTGATGAGCCGATGGTGCTTGAATGTTCTATGGATACCTTTGAGCAGTTGCCGATCCATTATATCGTCAAGACTGGATAAGGAGTATTAATTAGAATTTAATGTTTTCTTCAGTCTTTAATAGTCTGTACGGATTCAAGAACATCAAGTACTGTTGTAAATTAGATTCAGAAATGTTTTCAGCCATGGTTCTGTAAACAAGGATCAATTGGATTATTTGAAATTTATTCTTCACTTAATTTTCTTCTTTAATGTCAGTCAGGTTGTTCTTTACTGCGATCTCAGGCATCGAAAAAAATTATGCACTTCATGTAGTACCTCTCACTTCACAATATCAATTGGAGAAATTTCTCTATCCTTAATTTAGTGGACTTTACCAAAACGATCTTTTACTTTCTTGATAATTAACCCAGACATCTAGCTAGCCTTCTAAGATAACGACATTACCCCTCAGCTGTTCAGCAGATATATTCCCTTGCCACACCATCTTCCGAAATCAGTAATATCGAGTTCGAAGCTAATGGAAACAATTaataaattaattcaagttttgAGATTAGGTGTAGGAGACGGGGTGGAAACACGAAGGTCTTATTTGTGGCATTAACATTTTTCTGGCGTTGTTCGCTCAACACTTTTTTGGGTTGTTGTACGTGCATCGGGTTTGTGGCGGGCAACTGATTGAATTTGACTGTTACAACCATTTACGGTTTGGCCCTAGCATTTAGCTTTTACTTTTGGGTGGTAAGGGTATGGATTGCATACTAGGGCCATCTACCTTTGCTCACAGTGTTGATTCTTATCTTTACTATTATAAGGAAGGGGCTAAATACTATTTAATATCCTATAGTATGGGCCAAACATCGATTCAaaccctcgactttcaatttcatcaaaaacaccataCAATATCATCTTCTagtccaataggtccctccgaCTCAATTCCATCAATTTTAGAAGTTAAGTGCTGACATGACATTTCCAACTCATCAAAAGCGGGGCCCACATggaagtgaaattcccaaactaaCCATGTCCAACCGAATAtggaaaatccaaaataaattccaGACTTTGAGGTTGGGgagtttgggaatttcacttTTGTATGGGCCCCACTTTTGTTGAGTTGGAAATGTCATGTCAGCACTGAACGTCTGAAATGAATAGAATTGAGTCTGAGGGACTTAGTTGGACCAGAATATGATATTgtatgggtgtttttgatgaaattgaaagtcgagggactgaatcgatgttttgcccataccacagggtactaaacagtaattagcacATAAAGAAGAGTCAAAGTGTGTCAAAGGTTTCAATAAATTTTAAATACCCAATTTACTCTTCAGAATAAAAATAGAAGTACGTAATGAAATTATTTAAAAGGATTATTATGGTAAActagaaaatacaaaaataaatataaactgAGAAAATGAGTGAGAAAAAAGTATTATTTTCTCATTCTTTCTAGAATAACACATGCATCGCAGGGATGTGTAGCTAGTTATGACTTAAACCGAGTCTCTACCATGATGAATATAGTTTGGCCCGCCCTTGCACTTTATGTATGGATTACCAAGGTTGTATTGGTTAGCCAAATTCAAGATTCTCGGCCTAGCTAGATTGCTTATCAGGTTTGACATGGCTTACTTAGCCAAATTTTTAGTTGCATCTATATCTGTCTCTTCATCTTTCAAACTAGTCGACTTATGATTCATTATGCTCTCCTTTTCTCATTCTCGATCTCTTCTCTCATTGTTTTGTTATGTCATTGAGAAATAcaatattgatttgtttgtcaCAATAGATTTCTTGGGCATTTGTTTAGTGCTTCTACATGTGAGGGCTGTTTGTTTCAAGAGCTGGGATTCTTTACGTGTTTACCGAGTTGATGAATCTACTGGGTGGAGTATATAAGTTTTTTTGGCGATTACAATAATTGAACGTCCATAAAAGACTCTTTTGGAGATTCttaaatttctatttatagtaattagtAAACTGTGTCTACTTTATAATTTATTTCGTTATCCCTTTAGACCAACTTAATTAAAGTGAGATCAACCCTGTCCGGTGGCACCCGGATGTCTTCGCTGGCCTCTGGCCTCGCCGACGTGTCGCGATCTGCTGCCGGAAGGGATATTGATGCTATTTGCCCAGGAGCTTTCATGGGAGAGAGGTTTCTGCTTGTGATTGCGGTATGCTGGTTTTGGTGGAGTCTCTGGGCATTTGTCTCTGAGTCACAGTGGGTTTTAGTGCTTCGTCGTGGGTTTCCAAGACTGGCTTCAGACGTTTGGCTCGTGGAGGCTATGATTTGGTGCACTGCATCATTTGTTGGTTTGTAGTGGTGTGTGCGGGTTTGCTTAGGTCAAGGTGGCGTGGTACCATGGCAGCATGGCGGTACGAGTCGCGGAGGCTGAGGCAGCATGGGATGTGGCGGTATGGGTGGCGGCGAGGTCGAGCGGCGGTGTCATCTCCTGATGTGAGGGCGTGATGACGTTTTGGGCTTGGATCATTCCAGTACTGCTGGGCCATGGTTTGGGCCTTTTCTCTCTGAGGCTGCCCTATTGGGCCTTCTATTTAGGTTGGGGTTTTTTTAGCCCTAAGCCCAGCTCTAGGATAGTAATTTTATTACTTTCAATAAGTTCCTAATTTTTGGGAAGCTACGCACTTTTGTGCCCCTAACAAATCTTTCGGAGTAGTACCGATGGAAGATTCATGCTATTTCGTTgtatttaatgtcaaatgagtgacctagttctatgtaccactgtgggtactaacacatcttcttgtctgtctatagatggcagcggaagggtatgtaagggTCATTCTGGtttttgatcaatatattggctactgccttctttcaaaaaaaaaaaaaaaaacttaattaaagTGAGATTTTCTTCGAATTACTCTACTAATGGTATTCTTGCATGTTTTGATGAATTTGCGGTTTTTCCTTGCAATAAGGAATTACATGATTTGATGGAAGTCACTGAATTAGATTACTAGTCGTGTAACACTGCATCTCCTATcaaaatctatactattatggCCAATGCTATTACTCTTAGGAAATCCCATGAATACTATTTTATTTGTGACATGTATTTCCAACCAGATTGTGATGATGTGACTCTTAAGGACCCGACCCCAAGCCAAAACCAAAAAATTCACGTCAAGGTCACTCTTAAAGGATTTGATAAGTTGCATGTATTAAGTAATCCTGTATCAATTGAACTTCTCGGTCAGTAATTAATTTATTAGTAACTTTGTTGAATTTGTTCATAGAAACGTAGAAAACCCTTGTACGTAATAGTAGGGGAAAATACACTACATATATAATAATATCATTCAAATGTGCTTATTAACTTATGGTTTCCAAGAATATAGAAGAGTTGCCTCAAGGACAAAACTAAATGTGTGCAAGTATCAGTAATAGTACGTAGATAAGTGATCTCATACAGACCGGAAAAAACTTGAAGACAAAGTTTTAAGTTATTTGGCTTAATAGTCGAATCTACTTCGGAATAGGACTAAGAAGGCCATGCTCGATCAAATGAAGGGCACTGATAGATCGATATATCAAAATAGATTATAAGCACCTAAAAGAAATTAGAAACTCAAACTATACACGTACTACACTGTTACGAATCATGCTAGGATTTGGAACCAAcactaaatatatataatactaCGCAGTCATGATCATCTCTTAATCTCTCATGCGCACTCTTTGGCTTTCATCATATTCTTCTTTAGAAACCCTAGATCACTATGGTTTCTCTCT
Above is a genomic segment from Rosa chinensis cultivar Old Blush chromosome 3, RchiOBHm-V2, whole genome shotgun sequence containing:
- the LOC112194348 gene encoding auxin-responsive protein SAUR21-like: MRFMNPTSLINKLGRSHSKKSYARLVHADDQVERSKKKHGSAPKGSIDLFVGTEEKKYPVPLKYFTHPKLQELLKEYQEPVFDPRFDEPIVLECSTETFEQLLHYIVKTQ